In the genome of Pusillimonas sp. T7-7, the window AGCATCATGAGAACGGTGGTTTTGCCCGAGCCTGATGGACCGAGCAGTGTTACGAACTCACCTTGCTTTACGTCCAGATTGAAGTCTTTGACGACCAGGGTTTTCTGGTCGTAGGTTTTTTTGACATTGGCAAATCTGAGGAATTCTTCCTTGCCCGCTTGTTCCATCTGCATTCCAGTTGATCTTGCTATTGTGATGTTGACGCGCTTTAGAATAGCATCACCTTTAACTGATTTATACCAAGGGTTTCCCCCGTAAAAGGATGTCCACGTGAGGTTTATCCATGCTGCCGATATTCATCTTGACAGCCCGCTGACCGGCCTGAGCGCCTATGAAGACGCGCCGGTACAAAGGCTGCGCACCGCCACCCGCGAGGCTTTCACGCGCCTGGTGAACGTGGCCATCGACGAAGCGGTGGACTTCATGGTGATCGCCGGCGATCTGTACGACGGCAACTGGAAGGACCACAACACCGGCTTGTATTTCGTGGCCCAAATGGGCCGATTGAATCGAGCCGGCATACCGGTTTACCTGCTTTACGGCAACCACGACGCCGAAAGCCAGATGACCCGCAAGCTGATGTTGCCCGGCAACGTGCATGTATTCGGTACGGGCAAGGCCGCCACTTTTACGCACGGCGAACTGAAGCTGGCCGTGCACGGACGCAGCTTCAAGGTTGCGGCCACCACTGAAAATCTGGCTGCAAGCTACCCGCCGCCGGTGCCGGGCATGTTCAATATAGGTGTGCTGCATACCGCCCTGGAAGGCAATGCCGCCCACGCCAATTACGCGCCGTGCTCACTGGACGAGCTGCAGGCCAAGGGTTACCAATACTGGGCGCTGGGCCATGTGCACGAATACAGCGTGTGGCAGGGTGATGCCTGTGTCGTTTTTCCCGGCAATCTGCAGGGGCGCAATATTCGCGAAACGGGTCCGCGCGGCGCGGTCATGGTCAATGTCGACGACCAGGGCCGGGTCGAGGTCGAGCGCTTGCTGGTCGACGTCTTGCGCTGGCGCCGGCTCGATGTCGATGTGTCGGCATGTATTTCGTTTGCCGACGTAGTCCATGCCATAGGCGGAGCCATGCAGGACTTGCTGTCCGATCTTGATGCCGATATGCTCCTGGCTGTCCGTGTGGTGGTCAGCGGCGTAACGCCCGTGCATGGCGAGCTTTTTGGCCTGGAAGGCCAACTGCGCGCCGAGGTGCTGGCGCAGGTGATCGCATTGGGTCATGAGCGGCTTTGGCTGGAAAAGGTCAAGCTGGCCACGTGTGCGCCAGTCGAGTCCGACACACAGCATGACAGCGCCGAGGCACTGGCCGATTTGCGGGTTTTGCTGGATCAGGCGAAAGCCGATTCACACTTTCTTGAGGGTTTGCAAAGCGAGCTGATGGGCCTGGTCGGCAAAGCCCCCCAAGAACTGCAGGGCAGCGTTCCCTGGTTCGACGATATCAGGGCAGGCGACATGAGCCGCTTGCTGGATGAGGTCGGCCCGGCCTTGATGGCCCACATAAGCAAGGCGGAGTAGGCGGTATGCGATTGCAAAGACTCGATCTGATTCGCTACGGCAAATTCACCGATCGCAGTGTGGCGCTGGCTGCGCCGTCGGAGTATGACTTTCACCTGATACTGGGACCCAACGAGGCGGGTAAATCCACCTTGCGCGGCGCCATTCTGGATTTGCTGTTCGGTTTTCACCCGCGTACGCCGCTGGACTTCGTGCACGCCAAGTCTGACCTGCGTCTGGGGGCTGTTGTGCAGCAGGGCGACCAGGCCTTGGACTTTTTGCGTCTGAAGGCCAACAAGAATACTTTGCGCGCGCCTGATGAAACACCGCTGCCCGATACCGCGTTGAACCCTTTTCTGAATGGGGCCACCCGGGCTTTTTTCGACAAAATGTTCGGCCTGGACCACCCGAGGCTGGTTCAGGGCGGCAACAGCATACTGAACGCACAGGATGATGTCGGACAGATTTTGTTCCAGTCTGCGGCCGGCCTGGCCAGCCTGGGCCGCGTGCGCGACGCCCTGGATGCCGAGGCAGACAGCCTGTGGGCGCCCACACGCTCGATGAAACGGGCTTATTACCTGGCCCGCGCCGATATGGACGCTGCAGTCGATGCACTGAAAAATGCTACGGTGCATACCCGCAAGTGGGCGGATGCTCACGAGCTGGTCCAGGCGCTGGCCGGGCAGTTGCAGGCACAGCGTAGTGTGCTGACAGGCCAACAAACTCGGCGCGATCGGCTGGAACGTATACGCCGCGTGAGTCCGGTCATGCGGGAATTGAACGAAGGCCTGGCGCAGCTGGCCGGGCTGGGCGAGGTCGTCAGTCTGGCGCCCGATGCCGCACAGACGCTCGAGCAAGCCCAGCGCGCCCAGGCTGTGGCCCAGCATGGGCTGCAGTTCCGACATGCCGAATTGCAGCGTCTGAAAAAGGCTTTTGAAAGTATAAACATTGATAATACATTGCTGGGCTTGCGCAAAGAGATCGATGCGTTGGATGCACAGCGTCATCAGGTGGGCAACCATCCATCGGCCATGGAACGGCACCAGGGGCAATTGCTGCAGTTGGCGCATCAGGCTATGCAGCAATTGAACGAGCTGGGCCTGGAAGGCGCGCAAGATCGGGTGGCTGCACAAGATGGTCAGTCTATCGAGCAGACTTTGCGCAGCGGGTTGCCGGCCTTGCCTGTACGCAAACACACCGAGCGGTTGCTGCGTGATCATGGCGCGCTGAGCCAGGCTTTTGAAGTCGCCCGGGCGGCTCAGCGGGAACGAAAGACCGAAGTCGACGCCATCGAGGCCAGGCTGCATACTCAGCCTGTAACCGAAGTCAGTACCGAGTTGCGCGGAGCACTTGAGCGTGCCAAGGCACTCGGAGACACCGCAGCGGCTACACAAAAAGCGCAATTGTCGGTACAAAAGAATCAGGCTGCATTGGAGCAGGCGCTGTCCGGCCTGGGGGAATGGTCTCGTCCCGTAGAGCAATTGGTTGGGCTGGCCTTGCCTTCGGCCCCGCTTGTGGCCGCATGGCTGGCCGAACGCCGCGACTTGCTGTCGGGCTTAAGGTCAGCGGCCCAGCGCCGCGATGAACTCGCGGCGGCTGCCGACAAGGGCGAGTTGCGTTTGCAGCAGTATCGCGAGCAGCATCATCCGGCCACACAGCAAGACCTGGCCCAGGCACGCGAGCGGCGCAATGCGGCCTGGCAGTCCATCAAGCAAGGGGGCACGACCTTGGCTGATGCGGCGGAGCCCTTTGAGGCCTTATTGCACAAGGCCGATGCGCTGGCCGATCAGCGCTATGAAAAAGCGCAGGAAGCGGCGCATATGCAAAGCTTGCAGCACCAATGGGAGCAGGCTTGCCAGGATCTGCGGCAGGCGCGACAGCGTTATGACGCCGGCCAGCAGGCGCTGGATGCTTTTGACGCGCAATGGCTGGACACCAGCGCCAAGCTGGGTCTGGCCGGGCTGACGCTGGAGCAGACTCCCGACTGGCTGGTGCGCAAAGACCGGGTGCTCGAGACCGAGCAGGCGCTGATGCACGCCAGGCAAGACCTGGCGCAGTTGCAAGAGGCGCAACAAGCGGCGCTTGACGGATTGGCGCAGGCCCTGATCGACTGCGGGAGTCTGGATGCCCAGACCGCGTATGCTCAGACGCTGGACGGTCTGCGTGTGCGGGCCGAGGCCTATAGCCGCGAGGCGGATGCCGCGGGAGCGCGGCAAGAGGCCTGGGAGGCTCAAGCCATCCAGGCTAGGCTGGCGCTGGAGGCCGCACAACAGGCCTTGAACGAGGCGCAGGCCCGGAAAGCCGAGTGGCAGCAAGCCTGGTCGGACGCCATGACTCAAATCGGACTGGCGCCAGACACCAGCCCGGGCGCGGCCGAAGGCGCTCTGGTATTGATGACATCTATTTCCGACAAGCTGGAGCAAATGCGCCGCTTGCGCAGCGAAAGACTGGATCTTATGCAAGCCGAGCTGCACGGCTTTGTTGCGCAGGCAGCCAGGCTGGCGCATGCGGCCGGCCTGGAATGCGCCAGCGCAGACTCCTTGTCTTACGCCGATGCCTTCGACATGAGCCAGACCCTGGCGCAGCGCCTGGCTCAAGCCAGCCGGGCCCAAGAAGAGGCGGCCAAGCTGGATCACGCCCTGACGGCGGAGCGGGCCGAGATTCGCATCGCCGAACAGACACTTCAGGAAGCACGCGCAGCCATACAGCCTTTGATGGACAGGGCCGGGGTCGATACGCTGGAAGCTCTGGGGCCGGCCATCAGCAAATCTGATCAACATCGCGTGCTGGCGCAACGTGTCGAGCAGGCCCGTGAGCGCCTGCTGCAAGAGGGGGACGGCTTGAGCCAGGCCCAGTTGCAGGAAGAGCTCGATAGCGTCGATATCGCAGCGTTGGTCACGCAGTGGAGCAGCTTGCAGGCCGACATCGAGCAGTCGACCCAGACGCAAAGCGACCTGGCGGTACAGTTGGCCGGCGCCGAGCGCGAGCTCCAGGCCATGGCGGGCGCCGATGATGCGGCCCAGGCCGAGGCCAGGCGGCAAGACGCCCTGGCCAGAATGAGCGATGCCGCTGAACGCTACGTCAAAGTGTTCACCGCCTCTCGTCTGTTGCGCTGGTCCATAGACCGTTACCGCGAAGAGAAGCAAGGGCCCATGCTGGCACGCGCCAGTGCCATATTCGGGCAACTGACCTTGAACTCCTTTGAGCGGCTCAGGGTGGATTTCGACCGGCACCCCATGGTGCTGGAGGGGCAGCGCGCCGACGGACATTGCGTGGGCATAGAAGGACTTAGCGACGGCACACGCGACCAGCTTTACCTGGCTTTGCGACTGGCGGCGCTGGAGCTGCATCTGGAGCAGGCGCCGGCCCTGCCTTTTATTGCGGATGATTTGTTCATCAATTATGACGATGAGCGGTCTGAAGCCGGCTTGCGCGCGCTGGCTGAATTGTCACGCCATACCCAGGTCATTTTCCTGAGCCATCACGAAGCCTTGCTTGAACCGGCGCGGCGCGTGTTCGGCGATGAGCTTGATGTCGTCAGATTGTAGTTGGCGTATGCGGCGCGGCCGCATATGCTAGCCCTCGATATCAGCATCGCTGATGCCGCGCCGCTGGCGCATGGCCTGGCCTATGCGGGTGATGTCGGCGTCGGACAGCAGTCGTGCCGCCATGGGCAGCAACTCGTCTTCTTCGCGCTGCATATGGTCTTCGTATAATTTGACGAAACCTTCCAGTGTATCGGCGGGCAGCTCGGCCGGCTGGCCATCGGCGATTTGTGCCAGCGGGATGCGCAAACGGCGCCAGCCTGCTTCCAGCCTACGATGATCGGCGGCCAGGCCGTCGGTCAGTTGCCGTATGCAGACGGCATCAGAGCCGGCCATGGATTCGAGCAAGGCGGGGAACAGGTTCACTTCTTCGTCGGCGTGATGCTGCAGGGCCGAGGTGTCGAAGTAGCGCATGATGCGGCTGGCCGCGATGCGCGCCTCGTCGTCGGAACCGTGTTCCCGCAGATGCGGCGCCAGCCGTCTTAGCGTATTGCACTGGCGTTCGATGCGGTGGTGACAGGCGCTGAGCATTTCCAGCGGCGCCTCGGTACTGGCGGCTGGGCCTGAAAACCCGGGAAAGTCTGTGGCCATGGCAGTCTCTGGATATACTCTTGTGAAGTATTAATTATAGTAACCGGAGACCTACATGCCACAACCGAATTATGTGTCCGCGCTGGGCGCGCCCGATGCCAGCAGCCTCGATGAAGACCTGCAGGCCGTATTCGCCAAATGCACTGAAAAACTCGGCTTGGTGCCGAATGTGCTGGCCGCCTATAGCCTGCGGCCCAACAAGCTGCGCAACTTCATGGCCATGTATAACGAGCTGATGCTGGCGCCGTCCGGGCTGAGCAAGCTGGAAAGGGAAATGGTTGCGGTGGTGGTGTCCAGCGCCAACCATTGCTATTACTGCCTGGTGGCGCACGGCCAGGCGGTGCGCGCTTTGTCGGGCGACCCGCAATTGGGCGAGATGATGGTCATGAATTATCGGGTCGCCCCGCTCGACTCGCGCCAGCGCGCCATGCTGGATTTTGCCTGGAAGCTGACCAAGACGCCCGAACAAGTCGTCGAGGCCGACCGCGTCGCCCTGACGGCGGTAGGGCTGAGCCCGGAAGACATCTTCGACTTGTCCGAGACCGTGGGTTTTTTCAATATGTCGAATCGCATGGCCATAGGCATAGACATGATTCCCAACCCCGAATATCACGGCATGGACAGGCCTGCGGCTTTTGTGCCGCCACCCAAAAAAGAAAAATCTGTGTGATTTTGCAACAACTTTGATTTTTTTCGGCAGGCAAAGCGGGGTGGCCGTTCTTTACGCATCGTTATAGGACTTGGCTATCCTGTTCATATTGCATCGGGTTATAAGTAAAGACGATTAAATTTCTTGTGATGACAGTTTGGGGTCAGTACAGTTCGATATAACCAAATAGTAAATCGAGCACTCATGAAGCTGTCGTTTCAGAATATAGAAAAGGAATTCTCGGGCCTGCGGGTCATCGAGGATTTCAGTCGCGATATCGAATCCGGCGAGCTGGTCGCCCTGGTTGGGCCATCGGGTTGCGGCAAGTCGACGCTGCTGCATATTGCCGCCGGTCTAGAAACCCCCAGCGGCGGCGCCATGCTGGCTGATGGGGCAAGCATCCAGGGGCCGCACCCCGAGCGTACGCTGATGTTCCAGGAAAATGCCCTGTACCCCTGGCTGACGCTGGCGCAAAACGTGGCGCTGGCGCTGGAGTTTCAAAAAATCGACAGGCAGAAAGCCTTGAAGCAGGCCTCTGAGTGGCTGTCCAAAGTCAATCTGAAGGGTTTTGAAAATTACTTTCCGCACCAGGTGTCGGGCGGCATGCGCCAACGCGCGGCATTGGCGCGTGCATTTATTTCGCATCCCAAGGCCTTGTTGCTGGACGAACCCTTTGGCGCCCTGGACGCGCTCACGCGCATGACTTTACAAGACGCTTTGCGCCAACTCATACGCGAAGCCGGTCCAACCGTGCTGCTGGTGACCCACGATGTGGACGAAGCCCTGTTTCTGGCCGACCGCATCCTGGTCTTCAGCTCGCGTCCAGCCACCGTTCTGAAAGAATTCAACCTGACCCAGCACGAGAAAACGCACGATTTATCGGAGTTCGCCGGCATGCGTCGCGAAATTCTGGGTTTGCTGGGCATACACGCCAAACACGAAGAATCCATTGCCATCCTAGAGGAAATTGAAGCATGAAATTGTCACGCCTGTTATTGCCCGTCCTGGCGGCGTTTGCCCTGGCATCGCCCGCGCTGGCGGCCGATAAATTCAAGATCGGCTATCTGCGCGTCATGGACGACGCACAAGCCATTGCCGCCTACGAAGGCGGCTTCTACAAAAAGCATGGCCTGGATGTCGAATTGGTTGAGTTCAAGTCGGGTACCGACCTGATCAAGGCCATTGTGGGCGGTCAGCTCGATACCGGCGTGCTGGGTTTCACCAACGCCGCCTCGTGGTCGTCCAAGGGTGCAGACCTGAAAGTGGTCGGTGGCGCCCAACACGGCTTCCACGCGATTGTGGTGCGCGATGATTCGGGCATCAAAGACGTGGCAGGCCTTAAAGGGCACACTCTGGCCTCGCAAAAAGAGGGCAGCACGGCCGATACCGTATTGAAGGGCGTCGTCCTGAAAGAAGCTGGCCTGAAGCCTGAAGATTTGTCGATTATGGGCGTGAGTCCGCAGGTGGCCGTGCAGTCGCTGGTGGGCAAGCGTGTTGACGCCGCCTTCCTGTTCGAGCCGCAAGCGCGTATTGCGCAATTGGTTGCACCGGTTACGCAAATCTACGAGGTCGGTGAAGTCTGGCCTTTCCCGTGCATGGTGGTGATCGCTTCGGGCGACACCGTCAAGAATCGCAAGGAAGACGTCTGGAAATCGCTGGATGCACAACGCGAAGCCATTGAGCTGCTGACCAACAAGCCGGAAGAGGGCGCCAAGCTGATCGCCCGCTACTTTATTGCCGAGCCTACGCTCAAGACCCTGAAGCATGGCGAGGTGCCACGCGAAGACATTATTCGCGATGCCATCAAGAGCCAGACGTTCAGCCCCAAGCTGACAACACAGGAACTGGACCGCATGCAGGAAATCGCCGATATCATGCAGGCCCAAGGTTCGCTGAAGACGCGTGACGGCCAGCCTTTCGATGTCAGCCAGATCATTGATCTTGAATGGCAAGAGGCACGCAAGCTGTAATATACCGCCTGCTCCGGTTTAGCGCCGGAGCGCGGAGCAGCGTTGTGCCGCTGTAAACATCTATTCAATGATGGCCGGTACGCACCGGCCATCATGTATTTTGAGCAACCATGAGTACTCAGATTCGCCTGACCGGTTTCAAAAAAAAATTAGCCATGGTGGTGGCCATTGCAGCTATCTTGCTGTTCTGGCAGATTGCCGCGTGGTCATTGCCCGATTTCCTTATGCCGGGGGTGCCCTCGGTCATGGTCCGTTTATGGGAAGACATACAGTCGGCCGATTTTCGTGCCGCGTTGTCGGGCAGCCTGGTGCGCCTGGGCTTCGGTTACGGCGCGGCGCTGGCATTTGGGGTGGGCTTTGGCCTGGTGGGTGGGGTGCTGTTCTTCTTTCGCGAAGTGCTCAAGTCGGCCATCATCATCCTGCAGTCCATTCCGTCTATCGCCTGGGTGCCCTTGTTCCTGATCATGATGGGCTTTGGCAACATGCCCATTATCGTCGTCATTGCCCTGTCGGCTTTTTTCCCGGCGGCCTTGTCGGTCATGAACGCCACAGAAAGCGTGCTGAATGTGCATGTGTCGGCCGCCCGGGTCATGGGCGCCAGCCGCTGGGACATGCTCAAGCGGGTCTATCTGCCTGCCGTCATGCCGGAATTGATAACCGGCGCGCAGCTGGCTTTCGGCAATGCCTGGCGCGCGCTGATATCAGCCGAGATGCTGATCGGTTTTGGCCAGGGCCTGGGCCGTTCGCTGGCCTATGCCGGGGAAACCGCCGACATGATGGGTGTGATGGCCAATATCCTCACCATCGCCATACTGGCAACCTTGATCGACCAAGTCATACTTGAAAATCTGAAGCGCCGCGTGCTGCGTTATCAGTACGTTTGAAAATGAATAGCCTGCCTGCCTTTTTGCTTTCGCTGTTTTCGGTATCCAGGCCAGCGCTGCTTGCTGCAGCCCTGGGCCTGGCTGCCATGTCGCTGCAGGCTCATGCGACCCCTGAGACGGCGGGGCCGGGTGCGGCAGACGGTACATTGCAGGTGGGCATGCACTACGTGGTGCCGCCTTTTGTTGGCGGATCCAAGGTCCGCACGCCTGAAGCCATAGATACGGCACTGGCCGAGGCGCTGGCAGCTCAACTGGCGCTGGCCTTGCAGGCAGTTCCGGCCCAGGCTGCCAGCAAGGAAGCGCTGCAGGGTACTGACAAGCCCAGGGTGGTGTTGGCGCCCGCATCCGTTGCGCAATCCGCAGTGGATTCCACCGTAGTGATTCCCACCGGCTACGTGTTGGCGCCCATGGCCATCATGCGCACCGACACCGATATCAAGTCATGGCAGCAACTGAAGGGCCGTACCGTTTGCTTGGCTGAAGGCGGTCGCTATGTGGGCGCCATGGCCGTGCGTTATGGCGCGAAAGAAATGATTTACCGGGCGCCCGCCGATGCTTTGCTGGCATTGCGCACAGGTGAGTGCGATGCCGCGGTACACGACGAGACCATGCTCAAGTCCTTGCTCAAGCTGCCCGAATGGAAGAAATTTTCGGCCAAACTCACTGAAAAGGACAAGGAGCCGCTGGTGTTTCTGGCGGCTGCCGGCGACGAGAAAATGGTCAGTACGCTCAGGCAATTGACCAAAGAATGGAAGGCCAAGCGCCATCTGGCGGCCCTGACCAAGTCGCGGGCCAATGATATTGCGTTCGAGGTCTACCTGGACCAGACCGTCGCCGATTGCCACTGAGTGCGGCGGCAAGGCTTTACTCGGTTTCGGCGGCGCCCTCGACAGCAGGGTCGCAGGTGCGGGTATCCTGGAAGCTGGCCTGGGTAACGTGGCTGCCAGCGGGTACGTCGTTGATCAGCCAGACATTGCCGCCTATGGTGCAGCCGCGCCCAAGCGTAACCCGGCCCAATATGGTGGCGCCCGCGTAGATCACGACATCGTCTTCGACGATGGGGTGGCGCGGCAGGCCCTTTTCAATCTTGCCGTTGGCGTCGGTGGGGAAGCGCTTGGCGCCCAGCGTGACGGCCTGATAAATGCGCACCCCTTTGCCTATGATGGCGGTTTCGCCTATGACCACACCCGTGCCGTGATCAATGAAGAAGCAGGGGCCGATCTGGGCGCCGGGATGAATATCGATGCCTGTTGCCGAATGGGCCAGCTCTGAGGACATGCGCGCGAGCAAGGGCAGGTCTTGCTTGTAGAACTGATGGGCGATGCGGTGGTGGATCATGGCCAGGACACCCGGATAGCACAGCAAGACCTCGTCGACGCTGCGGGCAGCCGGGTCGCCCTGATAGGCGGCCAGGACATCGGAGTCGAGCAAGCGGCGCATTTCGGGCAAGGACGAGGCAAACGCCTGTACCAGCGCTACGGCGCGCGCTTCGATTTCGTCATGGCCGCAGTTTTTGTGCCGCACTTGATAGCGCAGTTCCAGCCTGACTTGACTCAACAGTGCATGCAGCGCCGAATCGAGCGTATGGCCTATGTAGAAGTCTTCGCTTTCCTGGCGCAGGTCCAGAGGCCCCAGGCGCATGGGAAACAGCACGCCTTTCAGGTCGTTCAAAATATGGCTGATGGCCTGCGGCGAGGGAAATTCACGGCCGCCGGGCTCGCGTGAGCGGCGCTGAGACGCGCGCCAGTCTTGCCGAACGGCATTCAGTGAAGTGACGATGGGATTGATGTCGAAAACAGCCATAAAAGCAATTTCTCCGGCCTGGATCGGTGTTTTGAGGCGCGCAGGTATGAGCTGCGGGCGTAAAACGTTAAGATCGCAGTAAGCGTTAGGGGGAGGCAAACAAATATGATACCAATCTATTCGCCAAAGTCAGAGTCCGAGGCTGCAGTCATTGTTTCCTTGATGCAGGCCTACGAAGTGCCGTTTCTGATGCAGGGGGGCGCCTTCAGCACCATGTATCCGGGGCCGGTAGCCAACAGCCTTAACGAGCAGATATTGCTGGTTGAAGAAGGGCATGCCGAGATGGCCCGCCAATTGTTGCAACCATTCATGGATGAATGATGCCTGAGGCATGATCAGGCATGCCCGGTGTGCAGGTTTGCCGCAGCAGGGTCCTGGCTCATCGCACGCTCCGGCAATGCAAAGGCCGAGAAAAATTGGTTCAGCGCCGTGCGTTCGCCGGAGTAGATGGCGGTTCCGGCCGCTACCGCCTCGTCCACATCATGCTTGCCATAGACCAGATGCAGCATGGTCTGTGGATCGATGGACAGGATGGCGGCTGACTGGACAGCTGTACCCCGGACGATATGCAACAGGCCGTGGTCGATACCGGCACTGAATTGATCGTCGCCGAACTGCAATTGAATCGTTACATTGACGCCGCTTGCAGCTATGGGATCGAACATGGCTTTGAGTGACAGTACGAAGGCATCGACGCCCAGCGGCGCACCGCGCAGAAATGTCGGTGACCGCACCCCCCAGTGCGCCAGTTGCAGCATGATGGGTTCCAGGCCCTGGCCCCAGTCGGTCAGTTCGTAAACCCAGGCGCTGACCGGCGGCGGCAGTTTGCGGCGGCGCAGTACCTGAGCGGCTTCCAGCTCGTTCAGGCGTTGGGTCAGGACATTGGGGCTGATGCTTGGCAGGCCGCTGCGCAAGCCGGTGAACCGTTTGGGCCCCAACAGCAATTCACGCACGATCAACAGCGCCCAGCGATCTCCGACCAAATCAAGGGCATGTGCGGCGGCGCAGCCATCGTCGTAAGTTCTTCTTGTTGTTTGCATTGCTTTCTGATTTTCAGCTGCCTTATGCACAGCTTCTGTCGTCTTGTTCATAAGGGCAAGTGTACTATGTTAATCCTGATTACATTTTAACTGGTTGTTTTTTAGGACTAACTAATGATAAATTGCCATTCTGGCTTGGAGCGGCGGAACGGCTGTTAGCTGCATCCAAGCCTTAAATCAACCAGGAGACACATTATGGATGCAGCAGGAAGCAACACGGGGCAGGCTGAGGTCAAGGCGGCAATCGCAAGCTGGCTGAAAGCCGTTTATTCACGGGATGCAGACGCCATCATCGCGCATTACACGCCCGATCTGGTGGCCTATGACGCTGTACTGCAACTGCAGTTCAAGGGGCAGCAGGCTTATAAAGATCACTGGAAGGCCTGCTTTGAGATGTGTGGCGGACCCATGGTGTTTGAACCGA includes:
- a CDS encoding transporter substrate-binding domain-containing protein codes for the protein MNSLPAFLLSLFSVSRPALLAAALGLAAMSLQAHATPETAGPGAADGTLQVGMHYVVPPFVGGSKVRTPEAIDTALAEALAAQLALALQAVPAQAASKEALQGTDKPRVVLAPASVAQSAVDSTVVIPTGYVLAPMAIMRTDTDIKSWQQLKGRTVCLAEGGRYVGAMAVRYGAKEMIYRAPADALLALRTGECDAAVHDETMLKSLLKLPEWKKFSAKLTEKDKEPLVFLAAAGDEKMVSTLRQLTKEWKAKRHLAALTKSRANDIAFEVYLDQTVADCH
- a CDS encoding winged helix-turn-helix transcriptional regulator; translation: MQTTRRTYDDGCAAAHALDLVGDRWALLIVRELLLGPKRFTGLRSGLPSISPNVLTQRLNELEAAQVLRRRKLPPPVSAWVYELTDWGQGLEPIMLQLAHWGVRSPTFLRGAPLGVDAFVLSLKAMFDPIAASGVNVTIQLQFGDDQFSAGIDHGLLHIVRGTAVQSAAILSIDPQTMLHLVYGKHDVDEAVAAGTAIYSGERTALNQFFSAFALPERAMSQDPAAANLHTGHA
- the epsC gene encoding serine O-acetyltransferase EpsC; translation: MAVFDINPIVTSLNAVRQDWRASQRRSREPGGREFPSPQAISHILNDLKGVLFPMRLGPLDLRQESEDFYIGHTLDSALHALLSQVRLELRYQVRHKNCGHDEIEARAVALVQAFASSLPEMRRLLDSDVLAAYQGDPAARSVDEVLLCYPGVLAMIHHRIAHQFYKQDLPLLARMSSELAHSATGIDIHPGAQIGPCFFIDHGTGVVIGETAIIGKGVRIYQAVTLGAKRFPTDANGKIEKGLPRHPIVEDDVVIYAGATILGRVTLGRGCTIGGNVWLINDVPAGSHVTQASFQDTRTCDPAVEGAAETE